The proteins below are encoded in one region of Telopea speciosissima isolate NSW1024214 ecotype Mountain lineage chromosome 10, Tspe_v1, whole genome shotgun sequence:
- the LOC122643404 gene encoding protein FAR1-RELATED SEQUENCE 5-like, with protein MDNVQPKSILTDEDPAIMRAIRHVFPSSVHRLCGWHLEKHRTSHMGPLYKKYPELKNAYYSCIHDSKTITEFEQKWDGMIERFNLQDHKWLRRQFKRRKHWVPCYFPDIFFAGMSTTQRGESMNKYFKVFFSPSTLICEFIAQYDEAVKKRREKEANVDIKCMTSLPCLHTEHKIEKQARLVYTVKVFGVFLKEWCACFGLVAKVIEFDTHERRYRVFLMDGSREIDLNYVVDNEDGEISSCNCKKFELLGLLCRHILKVYVITDRSEIPRTYVLRRWTKGANISVGEHGGGSSQQQTLQPMWLLQDIANRISSEGSLSTERYGLTHQLMSQCHNELLNLQSTSGVPTTNLGSQRSTVLPSDLNTTLVYCPRESSLNKGRPNSSRLMSALEKLRNRRPYHCSSCGSTGHNAVNGYEGDVNSQPHNQRNLHNDL; from the exons ATGGACAATGTCCAGCCAAAGTCTATATTGACCGACGAGGACCCAGCTATAATGAGAGCAATTAGACATGTTTTCCCATCTTCTGTACATCGTCTCTGTGGTTGGCATTTGGAGAAGCATAGGACCAGTCACATGGGGCCCTTATACAAGAAATACCCCGAACTGAAGAACGCATATTATAGTTGCATACATGATTCAAAAACAATTACAGAGTTTGAGCAAAAATGGGACGGAATGATTGAGAGATTCAATTTGCAAGACCATAAATGGTTGAGGAGACAGTTCAAACGAAGGAAGCATTGGGTTCCATGTTACTTTCCTGACATATTTTTTGCTGGTATGAGCACAACCCAGAGAGGTGAGTCAATGAACAAGTACTTCAAAGTCTTCTTCAGTCCATCTACTCTAATTTGTGAATTTATTGCACAATATGATGAGGCTgttaagaaaagaagagaaaaggaagcgAACGTAGACATCAAATGCATGACCTCCTTACCATGTTTGCATACAGAGCATAAAATTGAGAAGCAAGCCAGGCTTGTTTATACAGTGAAGgtgtttggggttttcttaaaaGAATGGTGTGCATGCTTTGGACTTGTGGCTAAGGTTATAGAATTCGATACCCATGAGAGAAGGTATAGGGTATTTTTAATGGATGGTAGTCGAGAAATTGACTTGAACTATGTGGTTGACAATGAAGATGGTGAAATTAGCAGTTGTAACTGTAAGAAGTTCGAACTGTTAGGCTTACTGTGTAGGCACATACTGAAGGTGTATGTAATAACGGACAGATCTGAGATTCCCCGAACCTACGTTTTGCGTAGATGGACCAAAGGTGCTAATATTAGTGTTGGAGAACATGGTGGGGGCTCATCTCAGCAGCAGACCCTGCAGCCTATGTGGTTACTTCAAGACATTGCTAACCGGATATCCAGTGAAGGATCCCTTTCCACAGAGAGATATGGTTTGACGCATCAGCTTATGAGCCAATGTCATAATGAGTTGTTGAATTTGCAATCAACCAGTGGGGTTCCCACTACCAATTTGGGATCACAACGTTCCACTGTACTTCCATCAGATCTGAACACCACCCTCGTCTATTGTCCAAGGGAGTCCTCTTTAAATAAAGGGAGACCTAATAGTAGTCGATTGATGTCGGCCCTGGAAAAATTGAGGAATAGACGTCCTTACCATTGCTCAAGTTGTGGAAGTACAGGACATAACGCG GTTAATGGATATGAAGGTGATGTGAACAGTCAACCTCACAATCAACGAAATCTGCATAACGATTTGTAG
- the LOC122643405 gene encoding protein FAR1-RELATED SEQUENCE 5-like codes for MESRNSSRDQNATGETVVRGKKRMGIDSSSEEDEKDIDDWSISSREQGSDFMDSDDSSASSGCNVDVGGVEVLRSRDPQEMKLNEDDNSNVTSSIPVLEPCLGMEFESEDDAYNFYNGYEKEMGFLVRKFRVERSRVGNRVLARSYVCSQQGEKWCNDNRRKGMDYKPRATKKCNCGAVMRIKSRNGKWVVDLLKKEHNHPLVDPSQSFRLRSQQKMIDATMQLISKLHKCGIKQSDIISIVSEFAGGEENGSVSEERCRNIFRTKRRKTLGVGCQLAVNY; via the coding sequence ATGGAAAGCAGAAACAGTTCAAGAGATCAAAATGCAACTGGAGAGACAGTTGTACGTGGCAAGAAAAGGATGGGGATTGATAgttcatctgaagaagatgaaaaggaTATCGATGATTGGTCTATCAGTTCTAGAGAGCAAGGGTCTGATTTTATGGATAGTGATGATAGCAGTGCATCTTCTGGGTGTAATGTTGATGTTGGTGGTGTTGAGGTATTGAGAAGTAGGGATCCCCAAGAAATGAAGTTGAATGAAGATGACAATAGCAATGTTACAAGTTCAATCCCGGTATTGGAACCATGTCTTGGCATGGAATTTGAATCCGAGGATGATGCATATAACTTTTATAATGGTTAtgaaaaagagatgggatttttAGTTCGGAAATTCAGGGTGGAGCGCTCAAGAGTGGGTAATCGTGTACTTGCTAGATCATATGTGTGTTCACAACAAGGTGAGAAATGGTGTAATgataataggagaaagggaatgGATTACAAACCTCGTGCAACAAAAAAATGCAATTGTGGTGCAGTAATGAGGATCAAGTCCAGGAATGGAAAGTGGGTGGTTGATCTTTTGAAAAAAGAACACAACCACCCACTGGTGGATCCTAGCCAATCTTTTAGACTTCGGTCACAGCAGAAAATGATAGATGCTACAATGCAACTAATTAGCAAACTGCATAAATGTGGGATTAAACAGAGCGACATCATTTCGATCGTATCAGAGTTTGCTGGTGGCGAGGAGAATGGTAGTGTCAGCGAGGAGCGTTGCCGGAATATTTTCAGAACGAAACGTAGGAAAACCTTAGGTGTAGGTTGTCAGTTAGCGGTGAACTATTAA